tatatgattgctattatgtacccagtctttcgaaaaacattatttcggtttacgcacttgacaaacttggtttttcatttgtaatagagaataatacttgcattttctctttacacgatatgatttatggcaaggcagtctccatgaacggaatttatgttttagatcagaccaccgaaatattacacgtaatgaataaaaaggtaaaggttggtgacaaagatcaaacgtatctatggcactgccgtatgggacacattaatgagaaacgcgtaaaacagctcatcaaaaatggagctatctcggcctttgattttcaatcatttggcacgtgtgaatcttgtctcatcggtaagatgactcggattttcttcaaaggtgttggaatgcgcggctggcgacctattaggactcatacacacggatgtatgtggtcctatgtcaatcaccgcacgagaaggctataggtatttcatcactttcacggacgatttaagtagatatggctatgtctacttaatgaagcacaaaagtgaatcctttgagaaattcaaggaataccagaatagggtacagaacctattaggtaggaagattaaaacactgcgttcggatcgtggtggcgagtatctttctcacgagtttgatcaacacctaaaggactgtgggattgccctacgctaactccaccggaacacctcggttgaatggtgtgtccgaacggagaaatcgaacactacttgatatggttcgatccatgatgagtcacaccgtgttgcccgactcgttatggggttatgctcttatgtcaccgctctaatacttaaccgaagtccgtctaaagtcattgacaagactccatatgaactatggaagggaacggtccctaacttgtcctttatacgggtttggggctgcgaggcttatgtcaagtggagacctaaagataagctcggcccgcgatcggtcaagacatactttataggttatcctaaaggaacacttggtcattacttctattcgccaaccgaacaacgtgtatttgttgcggccaggtgcgacattcttagagaaggaatttctcgagaatgcaaagagtgatagaaccttcgactgtcggagattccaaccaaacaccgagcaaccattggaggaactgttccttcaatcccggctgcagatgaatattcccgaggaacctaggaggtcgggaagagtctctattcctccggacagatacattggcatggtcgaggaacatgacatagatgacgttctactcttaacgagtagtgaacccgcaacctataaaggtgccatgactagtttcgactcaaagctatggcttgaggccatgcaatccgagatggactctatgtatgagaacaacgtatgggatcttgttgacttacctgctaaggttcgtccccttcaatgcaaatggctttacaagataaagcattctgtggaaggtcaacaagatatctataaagcacgactagttgctaaaggtttcacccaagtgccaggcttgcactacgatgaaattttcgcacccgtagtcatgttgcgttccattcggattatcttagcgattgccgcttttcatgactatgaaatttggcaaatggatgtgaaaaccgccttcttaaacggatttttggaggaagagttgtacatggtacaacccgaaggtttcatcgatcctttacatcctaagaaagtgtgcaaacttaagcgttccatttatggacttaagcaagcatctcggagttggaatcatcgcttcgaccaagtgattaaagaaaatggatttactcgatcggtcgaggaaccatgtctttatatcaagtcgagtgggagcaagattgtcttcctaatattgtatgtcgatgacatactcctgattgggaatgacatacctctcttaacttcggtgaaagtatggttgaaaaaccatttccagatgaaagatctgggagaggcacaaagaattctgggcatccgtatctatcgagatagatcacgacggatgctatctctcagtcaggagtcttacatagacaaagtcctagagagattcagcatgactaactccaagaaggggttccttcctatggctccaggggtgcatttgagcaagtctcgtgcaccgagagacaccggaagagaaagagcgcatgacacggattccttatgcttcggctataggatcaatcatgtatgccatgatatgcacacgtccggacgtggcatatgcattgagtatgacaattcgattccaacaaagatccaggtgaaccacattggctggtcaagaacattcttaagtacctacggaggactaaagattgggcattgacttatggaggcgaacaaaagctatgcgcaaccgttctgcagatgctagcttccaaacggatcgagatgactcgaaatctcggtctggattcgtttttactcttaatggcgctgcagatcaccggaagagttccaaacaaactgttacaacagattctacgactgagtccgagtactatgccgcgtccgaagctacaaaggaagcgatatggatgcgtcaattcttacatgggctctctcgtagtgcctagttcgaatgacccgatcaccatctattgcgacaatagtggtgccatcttccaagctaaggagccaaagtctagcaacaaatctagacatgtacaacggaaagctcatctaatccgagattacgtggagcaaaaggaagtagtgatagaaaagattgctacagatgataacatagcagatcctctcactaaagcattacgacaagataagcatgaagggcatgttaattccatgggaattaaacgtgctcctaagttgtagtactcttttatggatcagattcattctctcttgtactctatacgacatcatcgttttgatattttatatatatattttgtttttcatgtggatttgtacgacaaattttgaacaccacaaagtgaactgaacgaacattatatttttcagtccttaattgcccacatgagctgataactctggcaattattttgtgacgttggttgatggtgggttcaatgagccataagtcaaccggttgactgaccaatcacagaggcgatttatacggatatttcgtaggacacaattgtgacatcgacgtggagtcctaaatgttttataacattcggtgcccggtcgtggataggacctccatggtgatcctaagagtcgattcttttgactatcgactgtctcttgagactaaggcagattttgggtgactttggtttctttctcacggtcatccgtaacagggggccaagtagattttttctgggtcatttcatgctgtgcttagatcggaaggagttcgagttgaaggaaatattcagcctttatcaggtactcgatatttctcgggccactcgaggagtcagaatcgaaatgcatggccatgctcaaatacgaattcgttttatcacttaagttactctctagtcggggaaaccactctagatacagatcgattgtaaaatacgacctttgtggatccggatctgcaaattgttttacattgagtgggagaaattttaaatgaatatgagaatcggttatcgcacatacacttgtacggacaagtgggagtttgttggagcttgtgtcctccacttagtgcggataacgtcattgcacatacacttgtacggacaagtgggagcttgttggggttggtgtccttaacagttagtgcaaggacttataaacctctaaaaggatcaaagggcatacttttggtattattatcagttgatccacgtttatcaataacagttggcttgctagataagtttgacgttattgtcatacagatggcggtgatcaactgatccctaaaagtcacacctataggatacgttcgagagatgtgacggtatgaaaatacagtcacgtagatgccaaatttgactaaccagttagtccgagttatttgactagtaattagtcaaaatgtgatgttgagatattatatttaatacggattaaatattatgggctaaggcgaattaaccagttaattcgtaaaattaaatataagcgttttatatttgattaatgtatattgaatttaattatacaatatcgtctttgtcggacatgtattaatacttcaactaacccgtgttattagttgatgttttaatagccgataaccgatgacgatttataataaaccgcgtcatatacatttagcgattttcgagccagtccacgaggtaaaattaagaggaagtggaagcccacttccccatgcataccctcggtccagccgaaccaaacaaaaggagagactccctctccttttgacctagacaatttcatttgacagaaaactagggttttggagattattttctctctgaaactgagatctcacatctcgagaaaaactcacatcaagttctcccaatattgcaaggcaatcggagaacacgttctagcacaagggcatttctcggacaaatcttgggtgcaacaattaggagggaatctcgtttgatttctgttctttacgccgtgcatcaaaggacccgaggttgattctttatctttatcgttttattgttgtatttcgtttatgaccatttttcacatgttaaatttacgttatagtcctaaatttagagggtcttatacggatattaccctacacatAGATCAAACAAGAGCCCCAAAACCCTGGCAAGAATCGAACCCTAGCAATCTACGACACCAAACTACCAAAACAGCCAAACCCTAATCAGAAAAAGAAACTGAAGCAAAACAAAGAAAAACCAACCTACGAGCACCACCGTAGATAGATACCTTGAGCGGGAAGGAAGAAGCAAAGATAAACTATGACGAAGACTCACACAGGGAAACCCTAAAGAGAAGCCCTAGAGAGAcgttttttctttcttatttccttaAAACAATGTCTTTCCTAAGTAAATATTTTCCCTAATTATATTAAAAATAGAGAGTGGGGATCCTCTGTCTCATTTGGTGTCCCAATGTGTGTGTCACTCCAATTATCTTCTAACACatcaacaaattaatataattactgtaatattttattttgcaacaaGTAATGTGCAAAAGCTCatcaacaaattaatataattactgcaatattttattttgcatCAAGTAATGTGTCAAAAGCTGAGTGGAGTGACACACACAATGGGACACAAAAAATGGGACAAGGAATCCTTACTGAAAAATAGACTAGCAAAATAAAATTGGACCCGAAAAACATTCGAAAACATTTGAATTGATAACTGATCGAACACAAGATGGATAAATTAAATAGTACCCCAAAACCCGATTCCATCTGAATCGTATCGAAACTGAATCGAACTTCGTAATAGCCCATCGGATATATCTAAATCGATTGACCGGAATAAAAAATGTTTATTTCTCATAAATACACTCAAATTTAGGTGttttttaattgattatttatttattaataatattatgaatTATTACATTCAATTTGAAAAGTATAGGATCCATTTAAGCCATTTTTTTACTCTCAATTCGAGAAAACTATGACCCGAAATTCAACTGAACTGAAATAAACCTGGCCGGGATTGTACCGGATTCGAAATAGCACAACCCGATTAAAGTAGCTAACCATGATGAACCCGATCGAAATCGAGCTGAAATCGAAATTGgttaaatccgaattaaatcaaaccGATTTAACCCGACCCAAAACTTAACCGAATGACCTGTTTGCCGCATCTAATTGAAGTTGGCTTTCTTTTTGGTGCAAATTGAAATTGTCTTTTTTAAAGTCAGTTTTGTGTGATTTTAAATTTCATTATTTTTATTGAGTTACCAGGATTTGGTAACCACTGGATTTACAAAATAAAAGGTCCGAAATCAAGATTGGATTTGGTAACCACTGGATTTGCAAATTGAAATTGTCTTTCTGAAtgatattttaatcaaacgtagATAAATAATTGGACACGTGAAAGTTATAATTAAAAACTTGTAACCCTTAATTACTGTCAGTTATTAAATTATTTGTTTGTAGATGATGATATTAAGGTCGGGAAAGCGTATACGTTCTTCAGAGGACGATTTGGAGCGAGATAGGTTAAGTGAATTGCCAGATGATATAATTTTGCAAATGATTTCATGTATGCCTATCATTGATGCTGTTAGAACTGTTTTACTTCGTCGTTTTGGAAACCTTTGGACTTTGGTTCCCACACTCAAGTTTGACATGAGTGCACTTTCTGCGAACTTAAGTCAACAAGAAAGCGATCATATGGGACGACGAGTTTCTTGTTTCATCCGCAATGTATTGATGCTTCACCAAAATCTGTCCATTGATAGATTTCATCTCCTTATAAAGTCCGATTCTAGTTACGAAACATACAAAGCTGCTGCTGCTGATATAACAAAGTGGTTGAGCTTTGGATTCGATAGACAAgctgaagagttaagaacgataaacacctaagagggggagggggtgaattaggtgtaccttttaaaattttCTCCCTTACTTGGTTAATTTACTAACACAAGTAGAATCTATTAatacgagtttgagaaacttaatggattgtaagtttacaaacggtacagcaggtctatgcaacagtatgagagACTGTTGCACGGCACTGAGAGTGAGATCAACGTGTAAAAGAGAAGTGATAAcagaacatgaatgtaaataaACGAACAAGACAgtgtttaaaaattggttcagctcctactccggagcctacgtccaaccgttattttattgcttgtttagaaatttactcaaacttaactaaaccattacaatgaaataactcgccaacctactccggttgcaatgcttaaagctactccgcttcaagactttttcTTTGCTCGaggctactccgcttcaagacttaaggttctatctcaacggtttacagagtcagaatctcagtggttcacttaagaacatggagattacaattaagacctaaacacgagaatcattgaacatattcgttTATGCAACAGTTTAAGCGAACTAGTACCTTGGAGATTATtacggttttaaaaaaaaacagttgaagacttttgaaaaacagaaaacagttttgcaaatgattgaatAACAAAGCCTTTAATGCTGAAAagttttgcaaagtgtttacaGTTAAAAGCTCTTTCCAAGTCTTACCATAAATGAAAACATGAGTTGGCTATTTATAGATAAAGATAGTATGTAGGAGAAGTGTCTTATTACTATTTTAATCTAACACCCATAAGCTTGCAGCGTGGGTTTTCATCTTAGAAATATGCAGAGCAAACATGCTTTGAGAGACTCAAGGTGGCTGCATTTCTTTCAAGATAAAAGGGGTGTTCCCCATAAAGCAAAAGAACATAAGTCATGTTTTTATCATAAAGAAAGCAACTTGCACAAAAGAGATTGGCTATTGTGCAAAACATATTCCTTTTGTTCTTCAGCTTAAATTAGTGTTTGTTTTAAACATAGAAAAGCTTTTCAAAGAGTTTCAAACACTTGTGAGTTTTCACGAAAAATCTCCATACGTTGGTACTAGAAACCATGGTGCAACAGTCTCAtgaactgttgcatggttttgccataacttatgcGCAAAAGAAATATGcttaactacctcgtttacaacatttcttctagactatgggcatgcttgacttgtcctttatcttgatcatcttgaacttCTTTAAGCAACCATgggatgcttcaatttgctaaaaCTTACTAAGAGGTAaacaattaaatcataatgaaacttggcatcatcaaccaagtgttctaacaaattccccctttgatgatggcaagttttaaaTATGTGAAGTTCCCCCTAAGCCCATGGTGGGTCGGTTTTGAGCCAAATAGAAAGAACATCATttaaacatgatcaaggtgagTGGGGGTCAACATGCTTGGCCTAAGTAGAACGTTCAATCATTATAGCTAAGATAAATTTACGGTGAACGTTAGCCGAAGAGTTGTTAGTTaacacataaacacataatttaactacttccccctcttgacatcatcaagagaaAGACGATAACATGTTCAAGTAGTACAAAATTAAACCAACAACAAGTGTgcgaaataagagaaaagaaacaGTCCAGTTTGCATAAGAATTAAGAACAGAGAGTCAAAAGGATAGGAAGGCAATGGTAGGTGAGGCTGCCTCATTCATCATCGGACACATGACTACCCAGAGCTTGCACACGCTCAATAAGATCTTCATTCAGGGTTTTGAGCTCAAAGAACATCTTCCTTAAGAGACTCATTATCCACGACCAATTTGGACACCATGTTCGTAAGCTTGTCTAACTTACGGAGAACAACACCCATATCACCAGTTGAACTAATCTGTTGCACCAGTTTTGCCTCTGCCCGAGAACTTGCGGGTTAACTTGCCATTGTTGATTGCCAAAGTCATTTGAGAAAGCAAACCCATGGTCATGTCATCACTGAGTTTTTCAATACCGGGGCTACCTTTCATGACTGTCTTCATTTTCGTGAAGACAATGGACAACCACATACCATATGGAATCACGGTTTTCTTGTCAAATTTTTCTTTTTGGAGGTCGGGGGCAATCTCATTGATACGGTGAAAGATTAATTGGGGTAGGTTGATGGGACGATGTTTGATAATGTGGTGAATGAGGAGCATCTCAAGGAGAGAGCATCGTCCCCTCTTTGTTATTACTTGGTAAGATGGCTCGGTGAACAAGGTTAAAGGTGAAACGGTGAGGAGCTAGAAGTTCATAGGCGTATATGTTGGTGGTGCCACTGCCATTGTCGGGTCGAAGGGTTCTCATAACCTCACTAGCCATGGTCTCATCAATATCACCCCCGTGGTCTTAGGAAAGGTGGTAAGACCCTCGGCTTTAACCTCAAGGTAGGAGGCAAGTTGGTCAATGGTCAAGACAAAAGGTGTTTGGTTGATAAATGCCGAGAGATTACCAGAAGCAATATCAaccttgactgttgcatagaacTGAATCAACTCTGATAGATAAACCGGAGAGTGTTTGTCGAGGAGATTAAACCACCCTTGACCAATAATAGCAGATTTGAAGAATGCAAAAGCCGGGGAAGAATCATACCATGTTTTCTTGTAGCGTCTCCCACTGTGGAAGCAGCATGCAAGTATGCCGTGACAGAGCCTGAGGGTGTCATCAGGAAGGCCAAGAGAGTTGAGATGAGCAAGGACCTCGTTTTTGAATGGCTCATCATGGACGGTGACCATCAACTCCGTGCATGTATTGAGAGGAACTTTATCCTCAATGACATCATCCTCTTCCATTGGAAGGACCACCTCCTTCTTCCGTTGGTACCTCGGCTTTTTAGCCGTTCGTGACTTAGATTCCTTCTTTCTTTTGGAACCGATTTGTAGATTTTGTCTTTGGTCAGGGTAGGGGTTTTATTGATGATCGTCATCATCACCAAACAGTTCCGTGATTTTGATTTGGGATTTTGTTTTGGAGTTTTTGGGAAAAAGGGGTTCGAAATCATCATCAACAGTGTCTTCATTTGGGGGTGTATTGATATTTTCAATGTTGGGAGTGGCTTCTTTCTCATGAAAGACTTCCGTTTCAGAATCTTGATTTGGGGGATCAATTTTTTCAGCATTGTTTTCGCTcattgtttctttttctttttcaatttctttctctctttcctCATCCTTTTCTTCCTTATCATCATTTTTCTCTTCAACAGCATCAACAacctctttttctttctcttcttcaACAACAAAAGTAAACTATTACCTCCTCCTCTTCCTCGGAATCAACATCAACATTGGAGTCCAACATTAAGGAGATTGGTGGACTTCTTTTTAATCCACCACGGCCTCCTCTACCACGGCCTCTTCCTCTGACAGCCATGGATTTTTTTCGTGCAACACTTGTTTTGACTGTTGGTGGTTTGGTAGGAGACGGGGTAGGTTTGTCGGATTTTTCAGTAGATGCAGCGGACTGTGTGACCATTTTTTGCTGGGCAATGAATTTGGGGTTGAAGGTATTTCGAAGGTTTTGAAGTTCTcttctttttgaatttttgggaGCCATTTATGTGGGTGATGGTTTTGACGGTTTTGGGAGATGAAAAGAGGTTGAGGGAATCTTTGAGTGTTTGAAGGAGTTGTGGGTAAATGGGAAAGTGGGATTGATGGACGGTTGGGGTATTAAAGAGGGAGTGGGTAAGAGTTGAGGTGGAGTAAAAGTGGAGACAAGAGTGGTATATGATGTGCTTTGGATTAGACATAAAGTGGCGCAAAGCTCAATGCACAAAAATCCTAATGCAAAATGTAGAGTCCAATGCAATTGTTTCGGCACACTTGTTTATATGGTAATTTAGACATTTTAAACTTGAGAACACATAGGCATCATTTCATCTCTAGTCAATCATATAGGAgagataattttaatttatgtcacatgtcgcctaacaaaccaatttccaaccgaagttttacgaattgttctctttctaacggttttgtaaaaatatccgcaatttgattttccgttctacagaagtttagacatatatttcctttttccacttgatcacgtaaaaaatgatgcCTTATATCAATGTGCTTAGTCCTAGAATGTTGTATTGGATTTTTCGAGATGTTAATGGCACTTGTATTATCACAGAATATAGGAGTAGTTTCGAAAATAAGACCGTAATCACGCAATTGTtgtcgtacccaaagaatttgagcacaacaaagagcggcacttacatactcactttcggccgtggataGAGCAACGGTATTTTGCTTCTTGGA
This sequence is a window from Silene latifolia isolate original U9 population chromosome 8, ASM4854445v1, whole genome shotgun sequence. Protein-coding genes within it:
- the LOC141594695 gene encoding F-box/FBD/LRR-repeat protein At5g56420-like is translated as MILRSGKRIRSSEDDLERDRLSELPDDIILQMISCMPIIDAVRTVLLRRFGNLWTLVPTLKFDMSALSANLSQQESDHMGRRVSCFIRNVLMLHQNLSIDRFHLLIKSDSSYETYKAAAADITKWLSFGFDRQAEESMQQYERLLHGTESEINV